Proteins from a genomic interval of Sugiyamaella lignohabitans strain CBS 10342 chromosome C, complete sequence:
- the PSA1 gene encoding mannose-1-phosphate guanylyltransferase (GDP-mannose pyrophosphorylase (mannose-1-phosphate guanyltransferase); synthesizes GDP-mannose from GTP and mannose-1-phosphate in cell wall biosynthesis; required for normal cell wall structure; GO_component: GO:0005737 - cytoplasm [Evidence IEA,IEA]; GO_component: GO:0005737 - cytoplasm [Evidence IDA] [PMID 11914276]; GO_component: GO:0005737 - cytoplasm [Evidence IDA] [PMID 14562095]; GO_function: GO:0005525 - GTP binding [Evidence IEA]; GO_function: GO:0004475 - mannose-1-phosphate guanylyltransferase activity [Evidence IEA]; GO_function: GO:0004475 - mannose-1-phosphate guanylyltransferase activity [Evidence IDA,IMP] [PMID 9195935]; GO_function: GO:0000166 - nucleotide binding [Evidence IEA]; GO_function: GO:0016779 - nucleotidyltransferase activity [Evidence IEA]; GO_function: GO:0016740 - transferase activity [Evidence IEA,IEA]; GO_process: GO:0009298 - GDP-mannose biosynthetic process [Evidence IEA]; GO_process: GO:0009298 - GDP-mannose biosynthetic process [Evidence IDA,IMP] [PMID 9195935]; GO_process: GO:0009058 - biosynthetic process [Evidence IEA]; GO_process: GO:0007049 - cell cycle [Evidence IEA]; GO_process: GO:0000032 - cell wall mannoprotein biosynthetic process [Evidence IMP] [PMID 11055399]; GO_process: GO:0006486 - protein glycosylation [Evidence IMP] [PMID 9195935]), which yields MSTKALILVGGGTRGTRFRPISLDTPKVLFPVAGKPMLSHAIDAVATLPSVKEIILFGFYEEYVFRDFIHDTVRQYPHLSIKYLREYKAMGTAGGLYHFRDEILKGSPQHFYVIHADVCSSFPLKELATFFEEKKAKAVILGTRVPAKIANNFGAIVADEDQKVVHYVEKPESHISTLINAGVYLFDKSFFQVMKEARQKKVQDANDHVYFSEDQNDQDILRLEQDVLVKFAEREELYVYETKDFWRQVKEAGSAVAVNSLYLQQLFQSNPKAPGLAAPSANIVPPVFIDPLAEVDVSAKLGPDVSIGPHAKIGKGARIKDSIILEHAQVKDNGVVLHSILCSGTKVGQWSRVEGSPNNHNTYTATTEKDGVRMQTVSILATNVSVADEVHVQNTIVLPHKEIKNDVKNEVIM from the coding sequence ATGTCGACTAAGGCGCTTATTCTTGTTGGAGGAGGTACTCGTGGTACCCGGTTCAGACCCATCAGTTTGGACACCCCAAAGGTTCTTTTCCCCGTGGCAGGAAAGCCCATGTTGTCGCATGCTATTGACGCTGTGGCCACTTTGCCCTCGGTCAAGGAGAtcattttgtttggtttCTACGAGGAGTATGTGTTCAGAGACTTTATCCACGACACCGTCCGTCAGTACCCCCACCTCTCGATTAAATATTTGAGAGAGTACAAGGCCATGGGCACGGCAGGTGGTTTATACCATTTCCGAGACGAGATTCTCAAGGGCTCACCCCAGCACTTCTACGTGATCCATGCTGATGTTTGCTCGTCGTTCCCCTTGAAAGAATTGGCCACTTTCTTCGAGGAAAAGAAAGCTAAAGCAGTTATTCTTGGAACTCGTGTGCCTGCTAAGATTGCTAATAACTTTGGTGCTATTGTAGCCGACGAGGACCAGAAAGTGGTTCATTATGTGGAGAAACCCGAGTCACACATTTCGACTTTGATTAATGCCGGTGTGTATTTGTTTGATAAGAGCTTTTTCCAGGTGATGAAAGAGGCTCGTCAAAAGAAGGTTCAAGATGCTAATGATCATGTTTACTTCTCGGAAGACCAGAATGACCAGGATATCCTGCGTTTGGAACAGGATGTGCTTGTTAAGTTTGCCGAGCGCGAGGAGTTGTATGTGTATGAAACCAAGGATTTCTGGCGTCAAGTGAAAGAAGCCGGATCTGCTGTGGCTGTGAACTCGTTGTATTTGCAACAACTTTTCCAATCAAATCCCAAGGCTCCTGGTTTGGCTGCTCCTTCGGCTAATATCGTGCCTCCTGTGTTTATTGATCCACTTGCCGAGGTCGATGTGTCTGCTAAATTAGGACCCGATGTGTCGATTGGACCTCATGCCAAGATTGGAAAGGGAGCCCGAATCAAGGATTCGATTATTCTCGAGCACGCGCAAGTCAAGGATAACGGCGTAGTTCTACACTCGATCCTGTGTAGCGGTACGAAGGTAGGCCAATGGTCGCGAGTTGAGGGTTCGCCTAACAACCACAATACTTACACCGCCACCACCGAAAAAGACGGTGTCCGCATGCAAACCGTGTCCATCCTTGCCACCAACGTCAGCGTGGCCGACGAGGTCCACGTGCAAAACACCATCGTCCTGCCCCACAAGGAGATCAAGAACGATGTCAAGAACGAGGTCATCATGTAA
- the YME1 gene encoding i-AAA protease YME1 (Catalytic subunit of the i-AAA protease complex; complex is located in the mitochondrial inner membrane; responsible for degradation of unfolded or misfolded mitochondrial gene products; serves as a nonconventional translocation motor to pull PNPase into the intermembrane space; also has a role in intermembrane space protein folding; mutation causes an elevated rate of mitochondrial turnover; GO_component: GO:0031942 - i-AAA complex [Evidence IDA] [PMID 16267274]; GO_component: GO:0016020 - membrane [Evidence IEA,IEA]; GO_component: GO:0005743 - mitochondrial inner membrane [Evidence IEA,IEA]; GO_component: GO:0005743 - mitochondrial inner membrane [Evidence IDA] [PMID 8688560]; GO_component: GO:0005739 - mitochondrion [Evidence IEA]; GO_component: GO:0005739 - mitochondrion [Evidence IDA] [PMID 11914276]; GO_component: GO:0005739 - mitochondrion [Evidence IDA] [PMID 14576278]; GO_component: GO:0005739 - mitochondrion [Evidence IDA] [PMID 16823961]; GO_function: GO:0005524 - ATP binding [Evidence IEA,IEA]; GO_function: GO:0004176 - ATP-dependent peptidase activity [Evidence IMP] [PMID 15772085]; GO_function: GO:0004176 - ATP-dependent peptidase activity [Evidence IGI] [PMID 8688560]; GO_function: GO:0016787 - hydrolase activity [Evidence IEA]; GO_function: GO:0046872 - metal ion binding [Evidence IEA]; GO_function: GO:0004222 - metalloendopeptidase activity [Evidence IEA]; GO_function: GO:0008237 - metallopeptidase activity [Evidence IEA]; GO_function: GO:0017111 - nucleoside-triphosphatase activity [Evidence IEA]; GO_function: GO:0000166 - nucleotide binding [Evidence IEA,IEA]; GO_function: GO:0008233 - peptidase activity [Evidence IEA]; GO_process: GO:0006515 - misfolded or incompletely synthesized protein catabolic process [Evidence IMP] [PMID 18843051]; GO_process: GO:0006457 - protein folding [Evidence IMP] [PMID 22993211]; GO_process: GO:0045041 - protein import into mitochondrial intermembrane space [Evidence IDA,IMP] [PMID 16966379]; GO_process: GO:0051604 - protein maturation [Evidence IMP] [PMID 16966379]; GO_process: GO:0006508 - proteolysis [Evidence IEA,IEA]), with protein sequence MLSRSRFALGPLRMVASTGRRNAVMSRSQIRSFWTPFSQTSSSSSLSASPSTPATSATHLLSIKEQSANRSLTNPMVQADFYRNLLASNYPHLVVSRYETPGVGRNSECDALYVQALKVIGHTEKAEAIERSLMAQAQAQAQAQAQAAAAVSASAGFPSGPVVGSTTTPDGFNSVLNSPVGRGTRTDPVHIIINETALSSVLKWLKWLIPMGLAGWGLIVGLTFFTESASILKGAGSDIGSSKLDGANGSQSNVKFSDVHGVDEARAELEEIVDFLKDPSKFTGLGGKLPKGILLTGPPGTGKTLLARAVAGEAGVPFFFMSGSEFDELYVGVGAKRVRELFAAARAKAPAIVFIDELDAIGSKRNPKDHAYSKQTLNQLLVDLDGFSQTTGVIFIAATNFPEMLDKALTRPGRFDKIVHVELPDVRGRVAILKHHMKKVETAVDVDPTTIARGTSGFSGADIMNLVNQAAIFASQQKAVSVDMSHFEWAKDKILLGAARKTMVLTEESRRNTAFHEAGHAIMALYTPGATSLYKATILPRGSALGITFQLPEMDKYDQSKKELLARLDVCMGGKIAEEMVNGPENVTSGCSSDLKNATQVARAMVTSFGMCDTIGPVELAENWSDWSAETRHLAEQEIRNLLVTSENRTREMLKEKYVELERLANGLLEYETLDKDEIEKVVQGLKIEREKTVTNTVVRGNDIKDERSKGGTKVGLAGPGVKLG encoded by the coding sequence ATGTTGAGCCGTAGTCGTTTTGCTCTTGGCCCGCTACGGATGGTAGCTAGTACTGGTCGTAGAAATGCTGTTATGAGCAGGTCACAAATCCGGTCTTTCTGGACTCCATTTAGCCAGacttcgtcatcatcgtcattaTCAGCGTCTCCTAGCACGCCAGCCACTTCGGCTACTCATTTACTATCGATCAAAGAACAGTCTGCCAATAGATCTCTTACAAATCCTATGGTTCAGGCTGACTTTTATCGTAACTTATTAGCATCTAACTACCCTCATTTGGTGGTGTCTCGTTATGAGACTCCTGGTGTGGGTAGAAACTCAGAGTGCGATGCATTATATGTCCAGGCTTTGAAGGTTATTGGTCATACCGAGAAGGCTGAGGCTATCGAGAGATCTCTCATGGCCCAAGCTCAAGCCCAAGCTCAAGCCCAAGCtcaggctgctgctgctgtgtcTGCTTCAGCCGGTTTTCCTTCTGGTCCAGTTGTTGGCTCGACTACTACTCCCGATGGATTCAATTCTGTGCTGAATAGTCCTGTTGGTAGAGGCACTCGTACTGATCCTGTTCATATTATCATTAACGAGACTGCCCTATCATCTGTTTTGAAGTGGTTGAAATGGCTTATTCCTATGGGTCTAGCAGGCTGGGGTCTTATTGTGGGCCTTACTTTCTTCACTGAATCAGCCTCGATTCTTAAAGGAGCTGGTAGTGATATTGGTAGTAGCAAGCTCGATGGAGCTAATGGTTCTCAGTCAAATGTCAAGTTCAGCGACGTTCatggtgttgatgaggCTCGTGCTGAGCTCGAGGAGATTGTAGATTTTCTGAAAGACCCCTCTAAGTTCACTGGTTTGGGTGGTAAACTTCCCAAAGGTATTCTTCTGACTGGTCctcctggtactggtaagacTCTTCTTGCTAGAGCTGTGGCCGGTGAGGCTGGTGTgccctttttctttatgaGTGGTTCCGAGTTTGATGAATTGTatgttggtgttggtgctAAACGTGTTCGTGAGTTGTTTGCCGCTGCTCGTGCCAAGGCTCCTGCCATTGTTTTTATTGACGAGTTGGATGCTATTGGAAGCAAACGTAATCCTAAAGATCATGCTTACTCGAAACAAACACTCAATCAATTGCTGGTCGATCTCGATGGATTTTCCCAAACAACAGGAGTTATCTTCATTGCTGCCACCAATTTCCCCGAAATGCTTGACAAGGCTCTTACCAGACCAGGTCGTTTCGACAAGATCGTTCATGTCGAGCTTCCTGATGTGCGAGGAAGAGTGGCTATTCTGAAGCATCACATGAAGAAGGTTGAAACTGCTGTCGATGTTGATCCTACTACCATTGCTCGAGGTACTTCTGGATTCTCTGGTGCCGATATTATGAACCTCGTCAACCAAGCAGCTATTTTTGCCTCTCAACAAAAAGCTGTGTCAGTAGATATGAGTCATTTCGAATGGGCTAAGGACAAGATTCTGCTCGGTGCTGCTCGTAAGACCATGGTTCTGACCGAAGAGTCTCGTAGAAACACTGCATTCCACGAGGCTGGCCATGCCATTATGGCTCTTTACACACCAGGAGCCACCAGTCTGTATAAGGCGACAATTCTTCCCCGAGGATCTGCTCTGGGTATCACATTCCAGTTGCCAGAAATGGATAAATACGATCAAAGTAAGAAGGAACTTCTGGCGAGATTGGATGTTTGTATGGGAGGAAAGATCGCTGAAGAGATGGTCAACGGGCCTGAAAATGTGACATCGGGCTGTTCATCGGATTTGAAGAACGCCACTCAAGTTGCTCGTGCTATGGTCACATCATTCGGTATGTGTGATACCATCGGACCTGTGGAGCTGGCTGAGAACTGGAGCGACTGGTCAGCCGAGACTCGACACCTGGCTGAACAAGAGATTCGCAATCTGCTTGTGACGTCGGAAAACAGAACTCGTGAGATGCTGAAAGAGAAGTACGTCGAGCTCGAGCGACTGGCCAACGGTTTACTCGAGTACGAGACGCTGGACAAAGACGAGATCGAAAAGGTTGTCCAGGGCCTCAAAATCGAGCGTGAAAAGACTGTCACCAACACCGTTGTCCGCGGCAACGACATCAAAGACGAGCGAAGCAAAGGCGGCACCAAAGTCGGTCTCGCTGGCCCCGGCGTCAAACTTGGCTAG
- a CDS encoding S-formylglutathione hydrolase (Esterase that can function as an S-formylglutathione hydrolase; non-essential intracellular esterase; may be involved in the detoxification of formaldehyde, which can be metabolized to S-formylglutathione; similar to human esterase D; GO_component: GO:0005737 - cytoplasm [Evidence IEA,IEA]; GO_component: GO:0005829 - cytosol [Evidence IDA] [PMID 10427036]; GO_function: GO:0018738 - S-formylglutathione hydrolase activity [Evidence IEA,IEA]; GO_function: GO:0018738 - S-formylglutathione hydrolase activity [Evidence IDA] [PMID 10427036]; GO_function: GO:0016787 - hydrolase activity [Evidence IEA]; GO_process: GO:0046294 - formaldehyde catabolic process [Evidence IEA]; GO_process: GO:0046294 - formaldehyde catabolic process [Evidence IMP] [PMID 10427036]), whose translation MAGFKTNSTIASCGGKLLKLNHESKVLKSAMDVNVFLPPAAVDGKKKVPVLFFLSGLTCTPQNCSEKGFFQSAAAQHGIAIVYPDTSPRGSDHPGENDSWDFGSGAGFYINATEKPWSDNYNMYDYVVSELPEALFEEFPQLDADRVSITGHSMGGHGALTLFLRNPGKYKSVSAFSPISNPINAPWGIKAFSGYFGEQNKAKWAEHDATELIKKYSGPSPEILIDVGTGDQFYKDKQLLPENLVEAANDSANYKGKVNLRLQPDYDHSYYFISSFAKDHVEHAAKYLL comes from the coding sequence ATGGCTGGGTTTAAGACGAATTCTACAATTGCCAGTTGTGGTGgaaagctgctgaagttAAACCATGAGTCGAAGGTGCTCAAGTCGGCTATGGACGTGAATGTGTTCCTTcctccagctgctgttgatgggaagaagaaggttcCTGTTCTGTTTTTCCTGTCTGGATTGACTTGTACCCCTCAGAATTGCTCAGAGAAGGGCTTTTTccagtctgctgctgcccagCATGGAATTGCTATTGTGTATCCCGACACCTCGCCTCGAGGAAGCGACCATCCTGGGGAGAATGATAGCTGGGATTTTGGGTCTGGAGCCGGTTTTTATATCAATGCTACTGAGAAACCTTGGAGCGACAATTATAACATGTACGACTATGTTGTGAGTGAGCTCCCCGAGGCTTTGTTCGAGGAGTTCCCTCAACTGGATGCGGATAGGGTATCGATCACGGGCCATTCTATGGGTGGCCATGGTGCATTGACTTTGTTCCTCCGAAACCCTGGTAAATACAAGTCGGTGTCTGCATTCTCACCCATTAGCAATCCTATCAATGCTCCCTGGGGTATCAAGGCCTTTTCTGGCTACTTTGGCGAGCAAAACAAGGCTAAATGGGCCGAGCACGATGCAACGGAACTAATTAAAAAGTACTCTGGTCCTAGTCCTGAAATTCTTATTGATGTCGGTACCGGTGACCAGTTCTATAAGGACAAGCAATTGCTACCTGAAAATCTTGTCGAGGCTGCTAACGACTCTGCTAACTACAAAGGCAAAGTCAACCTCCGTCTGCAGCCCGACTACGACCATTCTTACTATTttatctcttcttttgctaAGGACCACGTCGAGCACGCTGCTAAGTACTTGCTTTAG
- the DMA2 gene encoding ubiquitin-conjugating protein DMA2 (Ubiquitin-protein ligase (E3); controls septin dynamics and spindle position checkpoint (SPOC) with ligase Dma1p by regulating recruitment of Elm1p to bud neck; regulates levels of eIF2 subunit Gcd11p, as well as abundance, localization, and ubiquitination of Cdk inhibitory kinase Swe1p; ortholog of human RNF8, similar to human Chfr; contains FHA and RING finger domains; DMA2 has a paralog, DMA1, that arose from the whole genome duplication; GO_component: GO:0032177 - cellular bud neck split septin rings [Evidence IMP] [PMID 23442799]; GO_component: GO:0005934 - cellular bud tip [Evidence IMP] [PMID 23442799]; GO_component: GO:0005737 - cytoplasm [Evidence IEA,IEA]; GO_component: GO:0005737 - cytoplasm [Evidence IDA] [PMID 14562095]; GO_function: GO:0016874 - ligase activity [Evidence IEA]; GO_function: GO:0046872 - metal ion binding [Evidence IEA]; GO_function: GO:0004842 - ubiquitin-protein transferase activity [Evidence IDA,IMP] [PMID 18202552]; GO_function: GO:0008270 - zinc ion binding [Evidence IEA]; GO_process: GO:0007049 - cell cycle [Evidence IEA]; GO_process: GO:0051301 - cell division [Evidence IEA]; GO_process: GO:0032186 - cellular bud neck septin ring organization [Evidence IGI] [PMID 22570619]; GO_process: GO:0000132 - establishment of mitotic spindle orientation [Evidence IGI] [PMID 15146058]; GO_process: GO:0000132 - establishment of mitotic spindle orientation [Evidence IGI] [PMID 22570619]; GO_process: GO:0007067 - mitotic nuclear division [Evidence IEA]; GO_process: GO:0031578 - mitotic spindle orientation checkpoint [Evidence IGI] [PMID 15146058]; GO_process: GO:0031578 - mitotic spindle orientation checkpoint [Evidence IGI] [PMID 22570619]; GO_process: GO:0051865 - protein autoubiquitination [Evidence IDA] [PMID 18202552]; GO_process: GO:0097271 - protein localization to bud neck [Evidence IGI] [PMID 22570619]; GO_process: GO:0042787 - protein ubiquitination involved in ubiquitin-dependent protein catabolic process [Evidence IGI] [PMID 21562220]; GO_process: GO:0000921 - septin ring assembly [Evidence IGI] [PMID 15146058]; GO_process: GO:0000921 - septin ring assembly [Evidence IGI] [PMID 22570619]) — MIRQIRPLDIQSARLTSSDTISVPLPEGSSPMASPSSNASTPTSPVNDLSSTLNANSINNNNGGHYATLVNAPAGLNHGEPGPVVSHSSNITNGNSGDVTLNLFESSSGSTPSSPHFIASDSTTPVPGSTVVAGLGGLGGPRGSISNNSNNAGIGTTRADGSRDVIVTPTTYNASDASQTQHQHHQHTHSRPHSHSHSRSHSRSLSYTHQTQLEQQEQQQNGSQEIEDGFPNQIEIPSPEQMQVLSQVHASDSSTPSPDPAKYPYSIRLSPFVDHSSSMPAFYTGAVEREGRDGTVIKIGRFDNKRDQRTQGDENPHVSPIVFKSKVVSRSHAEFLVKDGGQWFVRDVRSSSGTFLNHIRLSLASEESRPFALKDGDVLQLGVDFRGGLEEAFKCIKVRVELNRSWQKKPNNFNISQLTNLRNLFTNPPGRSDDTADASGSKTRHENTQECAICLLPVSACQSLFIAPCSHSWHYKCIRPVIVKAYPHFLCPNCRAICDLEAEIEVPDLSHLEISQPSSTNGTNSGAANGSTANGINTTLTS; from the coding sequence ATGATTCGGCAGATTCGACCTCTGGATATCCAGAGCGCGCGTCTGACCAGCTCAGACACTATATCGGTTCCTCTGCCTGAAGGCTCGTCGCCAATGGCATCGCCTTCTAGCAACGCTTCAACACCTACCAGTCCGGTCAACGACTTGTCTAGTACTCTGAATGCTAATAGcatcaataataataatggtGGCCATTATGCCACTTTGGTAAATGCACCTGCTGGACTCAACCATGGCGAACCCGGTCCAGTCGTCAGTCATAGTAGTAATATCACCAACGGTAATTCTGGTGATGTTACTCTCAACCTATTTGAATCATCCTCAGGCTCGACCCCCTCATCGCCTCATTTTATAGCATCCGACTCGACTACTCCAGTACCTGGTTCTACTGTAGTAGCTGGTCTTGGCGGTCTTGGCGGTCCCAGGGGTTCCATTTCTAACAACTCCAACAATGCCGGAATTGGAACTACCAGAGCTGATGGGTCAAGGGACGTTATCGTCACACCAACTACCTATAATGCTAGTGACGCAAGCCAAActcaacatcaacatcatcagcaCACCCACTCGCGACCACATTCTCATTCGCATTCACGTTCACACTCTCGTTCGCTCTCATACACACATCAGACCCAGCttgaacaacaagaacaacaacaaaatggATCACAAGAAATAGAAGACGGGTTTCCCAATCAAATTGAAATCCCCAGTCCTGAACAGATGCAAGTACTGAGTCAAGTGCACGCATCCGATTCATCGACTCCATCTCCTGATCCTGCAAAGTACCCGTATTCCATTCGATTGAGTCCATTTGTGGACCACTCAAGTTCCATGCCAGCATTCTATACCGGTGCCGTTGAACGCGAAGGTCGAGACGGCACTGTCATCAAAATCGGTCGATTTGACAATAAACGGGACCAGCGCACCCAGGGCGACGAGAATCCACATGTGTCTCCTATTGTGTTTAAATCCAAGGTGGTATCACGATCACACGCTGAGTTCCTGGTTAAAGACGGAGGCCAGTGGTTTGTCAGAGACGTGCGGTCGTCCTCGGGAACATTTCTTAATCATATCAGACTTTCTTTGGCGAGTGAGGAATCACGGCCGTTTGCTTTAAAGGACGGTGACGTGCTCCAATTGGGAGTTGATTTTAGAGGCGGGTTAGAAGAAGCATTCAAATGTATTAAAGTTCGAGTCGAGCTCAACCGAAGctggcagaagaagcccAATAATTTCAATATTAGCCAGCTCACCAACTTGCGAAACCTGTTCACCAACCCTCCAGGACGGTCTGATGACACTGCCGATGCCTCGGGATCCAAGACTAGACACGAAAACACCCAGGAATGCGCCATCTGCCTGCTACCTGTGTCGGCCTGTCAGTCACTCTTCATAGCACCCTGTTCGCACAGCTGGCATTATAAATGTATCCGACCGGTGATTGTCAAGGCATACCCGCACTTTTTATGTCCCAACTGTCGAGCCATCTGCGACCTCGAGGCGGAAATCGAGGTCCCCGACCTGTCGCACCTCGAAATCTCGCAACCCTCGTCCACCAACGGCACAAATAGCGGTGCCGCTAACGGCAGCACCGCCAACGGCATCAACACCACGCTAACGAGCTAG